In the genome of Vicia villosa cultivar HV-30 ecotype Madison, WI linkage group LG7, Vvil1.0, whole genome shotgun sequence, one region contains:
- the LOC131619010 gene encoding B3 domain-containing protein At2g31720-like has translation MEKNTTMLQNSEVMMMQKKAMAIEKINAYMQKMKTMKKKFDPLSHFSLHRVLSQESPQFYTEDELAQIEKINHIACQEANLPLISKCNVKRVEVNDKKRCRPSNEDIMSDEERRVKSKSAITRKPIIRKKETVLSPPPELPNHVNNMIKVLNGSDIKYIMCKELYNTDLNHNNNRLSMPISQIKSDFLTEIEKASLKTRDQEGRPFGLKVTVLDPCFNEFSLSLKKWDMKTTSIYNLHQDWTPVLLKNNFKEHQKLDIWSFRVNDKLYLLLNDNKSQEIEKSKEPKNSTMVSKTEEMKNEDVKRVKIAKSID, from the coding sequence ATGGAGAAGAATACTACAATGTTACAAAATTCAGAAGTCATGATGATGCAAAAGAAAGCTATGGCTATTGAGAAGATCAATGCATATATGCAAAAGAtgaaaacaatgaaaaagaaatttgatccACTATCTCATTTTTCTTTGCATAGAGTGTTATCTCAAGAGTCTCCACAATTTTATACTGAAGATGAGTTAGCACAAATAGAGAAAATCAATCACATTGCGTGTCAAGAAGCAAACCTCCCTCTTATTTCAAAATGTAATGTGAAAAGAGTAGAAGTCAATGATAAAAAAAGGTGTCGTCCAAGTAATGAAGATATCATGTCTGATGAAGAAAGAAGAGTGAAATCAAAGTCCGCAATTACGAGGAAACCAATAATTCGCAAGAAAGAAACTGTGCTATCACCGCCACCAGAATTGCCTAATCATGTCAATAACATGATCAAAGTGTTGAATGGTAGTGATATTAAATATATCATGTGTAAGGAATTGTATAATACAGATCTCAACCATAACAACAATCGTCTTTCAATGCCAATTTCACAAATCAAGTCTGATTTTCTCACAGAAATAGAAAAGGCATCATTGAAAACAAGAGATCAAGAAGGAAGACCGTTTGGTTTAAAAGTGACTGTGTTAGATCCTTGTTTTAACGAGTTTTCATTGTCTTTAAAGAAGTGGGACATGAAAACTACTAGTATTTATAATCTTCATCAAGATTGGACACCTGTTTTGTTGAAAAATAACTTTAAAGAGCATCAAAAACTTGACATTTGGTCATTTAGGGTTAATGACAAGTTATACCTTTTACTCAATGATAACAAGTCACAAGAAATTGAAAAAAGTAAAGAGCCGAAGAATTCAACTATGGTTTCGAAGACAGAAGAGATGAAGAATGAAGATGTTAAAAGAGTGAAGATTGCCAAGAgtattgattaa